The Myxosarcina sp. GI1 genome contains the following window.
AATCCTCTTTTGTCAACAAATAATAATTTAATTTAAAGATATTTTAATTTAAGTACTTAAATCAAAATATTATTCTCAATATATATCGCTCCAAGTGTTTTTATTAACCATTATCTAGATCTGTGAGCGACTTTTGCGTCCGATCGCCCGCTGAATAATTTCTTTTAAAAATTAAAATGACAAACAATATTGGTTTCTCGTTAGAGCCACAGTCAACCCAAATTAGTCTCAGATTGCGCTCGATTTCGGTAATGTTGTCAATTCTAGTTATTTGTTTGGGCGGTGTGGTTATCTTTGGTTGGTGCTTTGAGATAGCAGCACTAACAAGTATTTTTCCAGGACAGGTAACTATGAAAATAAGTACCGCTCTTGGCTTTATTTTGGCAGGAATGACTCTGCTGCTGTGGCATTATCGCCAAACCAAAGCGACGCATCAAAATCTACGTCGAATTTGCCTATTAGTCACTTATTGCTTGTATCTTTTACCGATTCTGGTTATTTTATTTACTTGTTTGACTCTGATCGAATATGGCTTTCAGCTAGATTTGGGTACGGATTTGCTTTCCTTCAGGGTAGATGCCAATGCAGTAGATGCAGTTGTCCGAGGGCGAATGTCTCCAAATACAGCTTTATGTTTTTTTTGGTTTAATGGGGCGATTTTATTTTTAACTTTACAAAACTATCTTACCGCTCAGTTTTTGGCAGTAGCGATCGCGGCGATTTCTCTGACTGCCATCCTAGGTCACATATACGATCTTACTTTTTTTTATGGCGTTAATTCTGGTACGGGAATGGCGATTCACACCGCTTTAGGCTTTATTTTATCAGCCTTGGCTTTATTAGGAACTCGTGCCGATAAGGGCTGGATGAGCGTTATCTCTGAAAATAGCGCCGGGGGCATGGTAGCGCGTTGGCTAATGCCATTAGTGATGATAATACCCCTACTTTTAGCCTGGTTTTTCGGGTGGGCTTTGAAAGGCAATGTTATCGCTCTAGAACAAAGAATTGTCCTAAGAATAATACTAGAAATTGCGATTTTGAGTATTTTAGTGTGGAAACTCGCTTGGAAATTAAATGCGATCGATAAGCAGCGACAACTGTTATCTCAAGAACTCAAAGAAAACGAAGAACGGTTACGTTGGGCTTTTGAATTTGCTGCGATTGGCAAGGCTTTAGTGACTACAAAAGGACGATTTTTTAAAGTCAATCCCGCTCTATGCAAACTTATTGGTTATAGTGAAGCCGAACTGATACAGCTAAAGTTTCAGGATATTACTCATCCAGAAGATCTTGACATTGATTTAGAATTTGTCCGACAAGTATTGGCAAATGAAATTAACAGCTATCAACTGGAGAAGCGCTATATTCACAAATCGGGTCGGGCAGTTTGGATTTTGCTCGATGTCGCTTTAGCCAAAGATGAGGTGGGAAATCCAAAATATTTTATCGCTCAGATGCAGGACATTACCAGCCGCAAACATGCAGAAAAACAGTTGCGTCAAAGCGAAGAACGCTATCGCTTGGTCGTAGAAGATCAAACCGAACTAATTGTTAGATTTGAACGCAATGGAGTAATAACTTTTGTCAATCAGGCTTATTGCCACTATTTTCAACGCCAGAAAGAAGAAGTTGTCGGTAAGGTAGCGCAGAGTGTTGCTTTACCTGAAGACGAATCCAAAGTCGAACGAGTTTTGCAATCTTTAACTCCTCAAAATCCTGTAGGCAAGGTAGAATTTAGAACCGCGACTGACGAAGAAATACGTTGGATGCAGTGGGTTTATCGCGCTATATTCAACGAGCGCAACGAGTTAGCTGAAATTCAATCTGTAGGCAGAGACATTAGCGATCTTGTCAAAACTCAGGAAGCATTGCGGCAAAGCGAAGAACTGTTTAGAATTACGCTCAAAAACTCGCCAATTGCCGTTTACACTCAAGATACCAAACTGCGCTATACCTGGATGTACAATGCTTTTGCCAAATATCAGAGCGAGCAATTGATAGGCAAGTCAGAAACAGAAGCTTTTTCAATCGAAAACGCTCGCACTCTGGCAACTATTAAGAAAAAAGTTTTAGACGCTAAAGTCGGTACTAGAAAAGAAATATTTCTGGTTATTGACGATCGAACATTTCACTACGATTTAGCTGTCGAACCATTGTGGAATAAAGAGCAAAATTTAGTAGGTCTTACTTGCGTGGCTTTAGACATTAGCGATCGCAAACAGGCGGAAAGAGAGGTGCGACAATATGATTCAATTATTCGCAGCTTTTATAATAGCAATAGCTCCGCTATGGGAGTCGTAGAGTTAATCGGTAACAATAAAGATCTAATACACATTTCAGGTAATACTGCTGCAGCACACTTTTTTGGTTTGGAACGACAGAAATTTATTGGTAGTTCGTTGAGGAAGCATATAGCCGATGCAGAAATAGTCGATCGCTGGCTAGATAGCTGTTATCGAAGCCAACGTGAAAACAAACCGATTTATTTTGAATATATTCATTCAGTAGAGCAAGAGAGTAAGTATATTTCAGTCAATATTTCTCCCATTAATTTTAACAACGAGCAGTTTAATAACGCTACAGCTTCTAATTTTGCCAATTTTTCTTATATAGTAGAAGATATTACAGAGCGTAAAATAGCTGCACGTTTAAAACAGAAACAGCTTCGCATTCAAGAAATACATCATCGGGTAAAAAACAACTTACAAATTATTAGCAGTTTAATAAATCTTCAAACCCATGTGCTTAAAGAATCTTCCGCCGTCACTCATTTAAATGAACTCAAAAATAAAATTCAAGCGATTGCCTTGATTCATGAAAAACTCTATCAATCGGAAAATGTTACTCAAATTAATTTTTCTGATTATTTAAAAGCTCTAATTAGTACCATATTTCCCTCGTATTTATTAGTAAAAAAAGATATTTTTTTAAACACAGAAATTAGGCATGACTTTTTGTTAGATATTGATACAGCAGTTCCCTGTGGTTTAATT
Protein-coding sequences here:
- a CDS encoding PAS domain S-box protein; the encoded protein is MTNNIGFSLEPQSTQISLRLRSISVMLSILVICLGGVVIFGWCFEIAALTSIFPGQVTMKISTALGFILAGMTLLLWHYRQTKATHQNLRRICLLVTYCLYLLPILVILFTCLTLIEYGFQLDLGTDLLSFRVDANAVDAVVRGRMSPNTALCFFWFNGAILFLTLQNYLTAQFLAVAIAAISLTAILGHIYDLTFFYGVNSGTGMAIHTALGFILSALALLGTRADKGWMSVISENSAGGMVARWLMPLVMIIPLLLAWFFGWALKGNVIALEQRIVLRIILEIAILSILVWKLAWKLNAIDKQRQLLSQELKENEERLRWAFEFAAIGKALVTTKGRFFKVNPALCKLIGYSEAELIQLKFQDITHPEDLDIDLEFVRQVLANEINSYQLEKRYIHKSGRAVWILLDVALAKDEVGNPKYFIAQMQDITSRKHAEKQLRQSEERYRLVVEDQTELIVRFERNGVITFVNQAYCHYFQRQKEEVVGKVAQSVALPEDESKVERVLQSLTPQNPVGKVEFRTATDEEIRWMQWVYRAIFNERNELAEIQSVGRDISDLVKTQEALRQSEELFRITLKNSPIAVYTQDTKLRYTWMYNAFAKYQSEQLIGKSETEAFSIENARTLATIKKKVLDAKVGTRKEIFLVIDDRTFHYDLAVEPLWNKEQNLVGLTCVALDISDRKQAEREVRQYDSIIRSFYNSNSSAMGVVELIGNNKDLIHISGNTAAAHFFGLERQKFIGSSLRKHIADAEIVDRWLDSCYRSQRENKPIYFEYIHSVEQESKYISVNISPINFNNEQFNNATASNFANFSYIVEDITERKIAARLKQKQLRIQEIHHRVKNNLQIISSLINLQTHVLKESSAVTHLNELKNKIQAIALIHEKLYQSENVTQINFSDYLKALISTIFPSYLLVKKDIFLNTEIRHDFLLDIDTAVPCGLIINELITNALKHAFAPNYRGEIKVIVAVNENDNLVLTIADNGKGLPTDFNLNNNQTLGLKLVKSLIAQLRGTVEVTTDGGTKYKITLSNT